In one window of Streptomyces griseus subsp. griseus DNA:
- a CDS encoding DMT family transporter, whose translation MTPLVALAVLVAAITHASWNAIAHAIKDQLLSFTLISGGGLLIGVAMALFAPLPAAGAWPYLGASAVLHVAYMMLLMRSFTLGDFGQMYPIARGTAPLVVTVLAAVFVGERPDAWATAGVAVASAGLVGLALWGIRGSGKRPHWPAIVAALGTGLAIAGYTTVDGVGVRASGTPLGYVAWLMILEGLAIPAYAYYRRRAELTAQLRPFAVRGLLGAALSVVAYGLVLWAQTRAPLAPIAALRESSIIVGAAIGTLFFKERFGAPRIAAAGLMVVGIGLMLHTS comes from the coding sequence GTGACCCCGCTGGTCGCCCTCGCGGTCCTCGTCGCCGCGATAACGCACGCCAGCTGGAACGCCATCGCCCACGCCATCAAGGACCAGCTGCTCTCCTTCACGCTGATCTCCGGCGGTGGCCTGCTGATCGGCGTGGCGATGGCCCTGTTCGCCCCGCTGCCGGCGGCGGGCGCGTGGCCGTACCTCGGCGCTTCGGCCGTGCTGCACGTGGCGTACATGATGCTGCTGATGCGGTCGTTCACCCTAGGCGACTTCGGCCAGATGTACCCGATCGCCCGGGGTACGGCCCCGCTCGTGGTGACGGTCCTGGCGGCGGTCTTCGTCGGCGAGCGCCCGGACGCCTGGGCGACGGCGGGCGTGGCGGTCGCCTCGGCCGGGCTGGTCGGCCTGGCGCTCTGGGGCATCCGGGGCTCCGGCAAGCGCCCGCACTGGCCCGCGATCGTGGCGGCCCTCGGCACGGGCCTGGCCATCGCCGGGTACACGACGGTCGACGGCGTCGGGGTCCGCGCCTCCGGCACACCGCTCGGTTACGTCGCCTGGCTGATGATCCTGGAGGGCCTGGCGATCCCGGCGTACGCGTACTACCGCCGTCGCGCCGAACTCACCGCCCAGCTGAGGCCGTTCGCGGTGCGGGGCCTGCTCGGCGCGGCCCTGTCGGTCGTCGCGTACGGGCTGGTCCTCTGGGCCCAGACCAGGGCCCCGCTCGCCCCGATCGCGGCCCTGCGGGAGTCGTCGATCATCGTGGGCGCGGCGATCGGCACGCTGTTCTTCAAGGAGCGCTTCGGGGCGCCGAGGATCGCTGCGGCGGGGCTGATGGTGGTGGGCATCGGGCTGATGCTGCACACGAGTTGA
- a CDS encoding GNAT family N-acetyltransferase — MTTTTRSEDGNGNKGSDGYEIDTDPERLDVGLVHHWLSTDAFWALGRSRDTVERSMRGSLNFGVYGPDGAQAAYARVVTDRATFAWLCDVYVAPEHRGRGLGVRLATAVRDHLAPYELKRTILATLDAHELYAKVGFVPVPDPERLMILRSER; from the coding sequence ATGACCACCACCACACGCAGCGAAGACGGGAACGGGAACAAGGGCAGCGACGGGTACGAGATCGACACCGACCCGGAACGCCTCGACGTCGGCCTCGTGCACCACTGGCTCTCCACCGACGCCTTCTGGGCGCTGGGCCGCAGCCGCGACACCGTGGAGCGGTCCATGCGCGGCTCGCTCAACTTCGGTGTCTACGGCCCCGATGGCGCCCAGGCCGCCTACGCCCGCGTGGTCACGGACCGGGCGACCTTCGCCTGGCTCTGCGATGTCTACGTGGCACCCGAACACCGCGGCCGGGGCCTCGGCGTACGACTGGCGACCGCCGTCCGCGACCACCTCGCCCCGTACGAGCTGAAGCGGACCATCCTCGCCACCCTGGACGCCCACGAGCTGTACGCGAAGGTCGGGTTCGTGCCCGTACCCGATCCGGAGCGGCTGATGATCCTGCGGTCCGAGCGGTAG
- a CDS encoding GNAT family N-acetyltransferase has product MSITYDHTDRAGRPVTLHAVDADNWRAVADCAPRDDQRDWVPALAARYLVLTSREDTWNSLAVLAGDQVTGHIMWARDEDGSHWLGGMLIDASHQGRGIGAAAVRTLTTWLSDREGHPPVRLSYTPSNEAAAHLYARLGFRLTGVEEDGEVVAEWAGAG; this is encoded by the coding sequence ATGTCCATCACATACGACCACACCGACAGGGCGGGCCGCCCCGTCACCCTCCACGCGGTGGACGCGGACAACTGGCGGGCGGTCGCCGACTGCGCCCCGCGCGACGACCAGCGCGACTGGGTCCCGGCCCTGGCCGCCCGCTACCTGGTCCTGACGTCCCGCGAGGACACCTGGAACTCCCTGGCGGTCCTGGCCGGCGACCAGGTGACCGGCCACATCATGTGGGCCCGGGACGAGGACGGCTCGCACTGGCTGGGCGGCATGCTGATCGACGCCTCCCACCAGGGCCGGGGCATCGGCGCAGCCGCCGTACGCACCCTGACGACCTGGCTCTCGGACCGGGAGGGCCACCCACCGGTCCGCCTCTCCTACACCCCGTCCAACGAGGCCGCCGCCCACCTCTACGCACGGCTCGGCTTCCGGCTGACGGGGGTGGAGGAGGACGGGGAGGTGGTGGCGGAGTGGGCGGGGGCGGGGTGA
- a CDS encoding SDR family NAD(P)-dependent oxidoreductase, protein MTRLRFDGYSILITAAGQGIGAATAHRLAAEGAKVLVTDLDAKRAFDTAAAIREAGFTADSRACDVADRTAVEAAVAYAVETFGGLDVLVNNAYAASDDAELFEDEPDATWERDLDITLSGPFRCARAALPHLVASGRGAIVTIGSVNGEQDFGGHAYSAAKAGLTSLTRTLAGHAGPRGVRVNLVAPGTIRTAAWSGRDAELERAAALYPLGRVGTPEDIASAVAFLASSDASWVTGTTLRVDGGILAVNTGFRRAMSQP, encoded by the coding sequence ATGACACGACTTCGTTTCGACGGCTACAGCATCCTGATCACCGCCGCCGGCCAGGGCATCGGCGCGGCAACGGCCCACCGCCTGGCGGCGGAAGGCGCCAAGGTCCTCGTCACCGACCTGGACGCGAAGCGCGCCTTTGACACGGCGGCGGCGATACGCGAGGCGGGCTTCACGGCCGACTCCCGGGCCTGCGACGTGGCGGACCGGACGGCGGTGGAGGCGGCGGTGGCGTACGCGGTCGAGACCTTCGGCGGCCTCGACGTCCTGGTCAACAACGCGTACGCGGCGAGTGATGACGCCGAGCTCTTCGAGGACGAGCCGGACGCGACCTGGGAACGCGACCTGGACATCACCCTCTCCGGCCCCTTCCGCTGCGCCCGCGCCGCCCTGCCGCACCTGGTGGCCTCGGGCCGGGGGGCGATCGTCACCATCGGCTCGGTCAACGGCGAGCAGGACTTCGGCGGCCACGCGTACAGCGCGGCCAAGGCGGGCCTGACGAGCCTGACCCGCACCCTGGCGGGCCATGCGGGGCCGCGCGGCGTACGGGTCAACCTGGTGGCGCCCGGCACGATCCGCACGGCGGCCTGGTCGGGCCGCGACGCGGAGCTGGAACGAGCCGCCGCGCTCTACCCGCTCGGCCGGGTCGGCACCCCGGAGGACATCGCATCCGCCGTCGCCTTCCTCGCCTCCTCCGACGCGTCGTGGGTCACGGGGACGACGCTGCGGGTGGACGGCGGGATCCTGGCGGTGAACACGGGCTTCCGCCGGGCCATGAGCCAGCCGTAG
- a CDS encoding serine hydrolase domain-containing protein → MDVRGTVAPGFEPVRDAFVRNFEQRGERGAAVAVYRDGRKVVDLWAGTRDVDGTEPWAVDTVQIVRSAGKGIAAAVPLLLHQRGQVDLDAPVSTYWPEFKANGKERVLVRDLLAHRAGVPALDRPLTPAEAVDGVTGPAAVAAQRPEWEPGTDHGYHAQTYSWLIGELVRRATGRTIGRWIAEEIARPLGLDFWFGLPAEEAHRIGRIGPVEPPVSTAASGALRVRPKRSVVEAYRDPDSLTRRAFGAIDPLPDENDAAYRTAGLPASGGIATARGLAHCYAAMIGPVDGHRRLFAPATLTLARTEESAGPDRVLVVNTRFGLGYMLHGPAAPLLGPGSFGHPGRGGSLGFADPESGIALGYVTNGLQKGVTADPRAQALVRAVRSAL, encoded by the coding sequence GTGGATGTACGGGGCACGGTGGCCCCCGGGTTCGAACCGGTCCGGGACGCCTTCGTCCGCAACTTCGAGCAGCGGGGCGAGCGCGGTGCGGCCGTCGCCGTCTACCGGGACGGGCGCAAGGTCGTCGACCTGTGGGCCGGTACGAGGGACGTGGACGGCACCGAACCGTGGGCCGTCGACACCGTCCAGATCGTGCGCTCGGCGGGCAAGGGCATCGCCGCCGCCGTCCCCCTCCTGCTCCACCAGCGCGGGCAGGTGGACCTGGACGCCCCGGTCTCCACGTACTGGCCGGAGTTCAAGGCGAACGGCAAGGAACGCGTCCTGGTCCGCGACCTGCTGGCCCACCGCGCCGGGGTCCCCGCCCTGGACCGCCCCCTCACGCCGGCCGAGGCCGTGGACGGGGTCACCGGCCCCGCGGCCGTCGCCGCGCAGCGCCCGGAGTGGGAGCCGGGCACCGACCACGGCTACCACGCGCAGACCTACAGCTGGCTCATCGGCGAACTGGTCCGCCGCGCCACCGGCCGCACCATCGGCCGCTGGATCGCGGAGGAGATCGCGCGCCCGCTCGGCCTGGACTTCTGGTTCGGACTCCCGGCGGAGGAGGCCCACCGCATCGGCCGCATCGGTCCGGTGGAGCCCCCGGTGTCCACCGCCGCCTCCGGCGCCCTGCGCGTACGCCCCAAACGCTCGGTCGTCGAGGCCTACCGCGACCCGGACTCGCTCACCCGCCGTGCCTTCGGCGCGATCGACCCGCTCCCCGACGAGAACGACGCCGCCTACCGTACGGCGGGACTCCCCGCCTCGGGCGGCATCGCGACGGCCCGGGGCCTGGCCCACTGCTACGCCGCGATGATCGGCCCGGTCGACGGCCACCGCCGCCTCTTCGCCCCCGCCACGCTCACCCTGGCCCGCACGGAGGAGTCGGCGGGCCCCGACCGCGTCCTCGTCGTCAACACCCGCTTCGGCCTCGGCTACATGCTGCACGGCCCGGCGGCGCCGCTGCTGGGCCCGGGCTCGTTCGGCCACCCCGGCCGGGGCGGCTCGCTCGGCTTCGCCGACCCGGAGTCGGGCATCGCGCTGGGCTACGTCACCAACGGCCTGCAGAAGGGAGTCACCGCCGATCCCCGTGCCCAGGCGCTGGTCAGAGCAGTACGGTCGGCGCTATGA
- a CDS encoding energy-coupling factor ABC transporter ATP-binding protein: protein MDPVTSSPAPRGPAPSLDVSGLAYAYPDGHQALFGVNLTVGRGERVAVLGPNGAGKTTLVLHLNGILEAGSGTVHVAGLPVAKRHLAEIRRRVGIVFQDPDDQLFMPTVREDVAFGPASAGLRGPELEERVLRALRQVGMEDYVARPPHHLSFGQRRRVAVATVLAMEPEILVLDEPSSNLDPASRRELADILRSLDVTVLMVTHDLPYALELCPRAVILSEGVIAADGRTQHLLCDEELMRAHRLELPFGFDPRSVTVPSP, encoded by the coding sequence ATGGACCCTGTGACTTCCTCTCCCGCACCCCGGGGACCCGCCCCGTCCCTCGACGTCAGCGGCCTCGCCTACGCCTACCCCGACGGCCACCAGGCCCTCTTCGGGGTGAACCTGACCGTGGGGCGCGGTGAGCGCGTCGCGGTCCTCGGCCCCAACGGCGCGGGCAAGACCACGCTGGTCCTCCACCTCAACGGCATCCTGGAGGCGGGCTCCGGCACGGTCCACGTCGCCGGTCTCCCGGTGGCCAAGCGGCACCTCGCGGAGATCCGCCGCCGGGTCGGCATCGTCTTCCAGGACCCGGACGACCAGCTGTTCATGCCCACGGTCCGCGAGGACGTCGCGTTCGGGCCCGCGTCGGCGGGGCTGCGCGGCCCCGAGCTGGAGGAGCGGGTCCTGCGGGCGCTGAGGCAGGTGGGGATGGAGGATTACGTGGCCCGCCCGCCGCACCACCTCTCCTTCGGCCAGCGCCGCCGCGTCGCCGTGGCCACCGTCCTCGCCATGGAGCCGGAGATCCTGGTGCTGGACGAGCCCTCGTCCAACCTGGACCCGGCCTCCCGCCGCGAACTGGCCGACATCCTGCGCTCGTTGGACGTCACGGTGCTGATGGTCACACACGACCTGCCGTACGCGCTGGAGCTCTGCCCGCGCGCGGTGATCCTCAGCGAGGGTGTGATCGCCGCCGACGGACGTACGCAGCACCTCCTCTGCGACGAGGAGTTGATGCGGGCGCACCGTCTGGAGCTGCCGTTCGGCTTCGACCCGAGGTCGGTCACGGTTCCGTCCCCGTAA